A window of Pedobacter lusitanus contains these coding sequences:
- a CDS encoding efflux RND transporter permease subunit, with product MKQLIFTAIKKRWLFAALFILLAFFGFYSWKQLSIEAYPDIADVTSQVVTQVPGLAAEEVEQQISIPIERALNGLPGMHVMRSRSLFGLSLITMVFEDGVDDYWARQRIQERLTDVKLPFGAVPGLDPLTSPTGEIYRYIIESKNHDLRQLTDLQNWKIIPRIKQVQGVADVTNFGGITTQYQVEIDPAKLEQYHIALADVQTAINNNNTNAGGSILNRGEQGYVVRGIGLVKDLAALGDVVVKSVNGVPVFVKDLGELKYGTLERKGVLGYTDRQVNYSDGIEGIVVMLKGQNPSVVLDGIHKAVDELNKSILPEGVTVRAYLDRTNLVNTTLDTVSHTLLEGMALVIVVLIVFLGSWRGALIVAVTIPVSLLVAFILMHFTKIPANLLSLGAIDFGIIVDGAIVMLETILKKREANPDEELEEVSIGKRALSVAKPILFSTIIIITAYLPLFSFERVEKKLFTPMAFTVGYALLGALAVALLLIPGLAYAVYKKPGKIYHNTWLEKLTKWYEGRLQKIMDRPKKVFVPLILVLISAVILSVTVGKDFLPPLDEGSIWLQVSLPPGVTLEKSKEMSDSLRAVTMKHPEITYVNVQAGRNDDGTDYFTPSHFEVSVGLKPYKEWAGGRTKADLIEDLSKEYKMMPGYTVAFTQPMIDGVMDKIAGAHSELVVKVYGNDFKETRRITENVVTTLRQVKGAVDIAIDQEPPLPQLQIRVNRDAVAKYGLNMSDVSELVEVAIGGKAVSQIFAGDKVYDVICRYKDDSRNTPEKIANLMLTSSSGAKIPLSQIAEVKTDLGESSISREMNRRQLTVRLNLRGADLSSFLKEAQAKIDQQVKFDAEKYKIEWGGQFENQNRAYAKLVVVVPIALAIMFLLLYGAFGKFRQAGLILSIVPLALFGGMLALNVRGMTLNVSSAVGFIALFGVAIQNGVILISHINELRKKGYDLLKAVMDGAKHRFRPVLMTATVAALGLLPASLATGIGSDVQRPLATVIVYGLFAATAITLFVLPALYYLLENKWGKNDFQPDESATV from the coding sequence ATGAAACAATTAATTTTTACTGCAATTAAAAAACGCTGGCTCTTTGCTGCACTATTTATACTTCTGGCCTTTTTTGGCTTTTACTCCTGGAAACAATTATCAATTGAAGCTTATCCGGATATTGCTGATGTGACTTCACAGGTGGTTACACAAGTACCTGGTCTGGCTGCTGAAGAGGTGGAACAGCAGATTTCAATCCCTATTGAGCGTGCATTGAATGGCCTGCCGGGTATGCATGTTATGCGGAGCCGGAGCTTATTCGGTTTATCATTAATCACTATGGTTTTTGAAGATGGGGTAGATGATTACTGGGCAAGACAAAGAATTCAGGAAAGGTTAACTGATGTGAAACTCCCTTTCGGAGCGGTTCCGGGGCTTGATCCGCTGACTTCTCCGACCGGAGAGATTTACCGGTATATTATAGAAAGTAAAAACCATGATTTAAGACAGCTCACTGATTTACAGAACTGGAAAATTATTCCAAGAATCAAACAGGTACAGGGAGTTGCTGATGTGACGAATTTTGGAGGGATCACCACGCAATATCAGGTAGAAATAGATCCGGCTAAATTAGAACAGTATCATATTGCACTGGCTGATGTACAAACGGCAATTAATAATAATAACACGAATGCCGGAGGAAGTATTCTGAACCGGGGAGAACAGGGATATGTAGTTCGTGGGATCGGTTTGGTTAAAGATCTGGCCGCATTGGGGGATGTTGTTGTCAAGTCTGTCAATGGAGTCCCTGTATTTGTAAAGGATCTGGGAGAGCTAAAATATGGAACTCTTGAACGTAAAGGTGTACTGGGGTATACTGATCGTCAGGTAAATTATTCTGATGGAATTGAAGGAATTGTTGTGATGCTGAAAGGGCAGAATCCTTCAGTAGTACTTGATGGAATTCATAAAGCTGTTGATGAGCTGAATAAAAGCATTTTGCCGGAAGGTGTAACAGTAAGAGCCTATCTGGACCGGACTAACCTGGTCAATACTACACTTGATACTGTTTCTCATACGCTTTTAGAAGGTATGGCTCTGGTTATTGTTGTACTTATTGTTTTTCTGGGAAGCTGGAGAGGGGCCCTGATTGTGGCCGTTACAATTCCTGTTTCTCTGCTTGTGGCATTTATCTTAATGCATTTCACAAAAATCCCTGCAAACCTGCTTTCACTGGGCGCTATAGATTTCGGGATCATAGTTGATGGGGCCATTGTTATGCTGGAAACGATTCTGAAAAAAAGAGAAGCCAATCCGGACGAGGAATTGGAAGAGGTTTCAATTGGTAAAAGGGCTCTGAGTGTAGCCAAGCCGATTCTGTTCTCTACCATTATCATTATTACTGCTTATCTGCCTTTGTTTTCTTTTGAAAGAGTAGAGAAAAAACTCTTTACACCAATGGCATTTACTGTAGGGTATGCTCTTTTAGGTGCCCTGGCTGTTGCGTTATTATTAATACCAGGCTTAGCTTACGCAGTTTATAAAAAACCGGGAAAAATTTACCATAATACCTGGCTGGAGAAACTCACCAAATGGTATGAAGGCCGTCTTCAAAAGATAATGGACAGACCGAAGAAAGTTTTTGTACCCCTGATTTTAGTATTAATAAGTGCGGTTATCTTATCAGTTACCGTTGGAAAAGACTTTTTACCTCCGTTGGATGAAGGCTCTATCTGGCTGCAGGTATCATTGCCTCCTGGTGTTACTTTAGAGAAGTCAAAGGAAATGAGTGATTCATTGAGAGCAGTAACGATGAAACACCCTGAAATCACTTATGTGAACGTTCAGGCAGGTCGTAATGATGATGGTACGGATTATTTTACACCTTCGCATTTTGAAGTTTCTGTAGGACTTAAACCTTATAAGGAATGGGCCGGTGGCAGAACCAAGGCTGATCTGATAGAGGATTTGTCTAAGGAATATAAAATGATGCCAGGTTATACTGTTGCTTTTACGCAACCCATGATCGATGGGGTAATGGATAAAATTGCTGGCGCACACAGTGAATTAGTGGTCAAAGTGTATGGCAATGACTTCAAAGAAACCCGGCGGATCACTGAAAATGTAGTGACAACTTTACGTCAGGTTAAAGGGGCAGTAGATATTGCAATAGATCAGGAGCCGCCTTTACCTCAGCTACAGATCCGGGTAAACAGGGATGCCGTAGCCAAATACGGGCTCAATATGAGTGATGTATCAGAATTGGTTGAGGTAGCAATCGGAGGCAAGGCTGTCTCACAGATCTTTGCGGGCGATAAAGTCTATGATGTAATTTGCCGTTATAAAGATGACAGTCGCAATACTCCGGAAAAGATAGCGAATTTAATGCTGACCTCTTCATCGGGTGCCAAAATCCCATTATCGCAGATTGCCGAAGTAAAAACAGACCTGGGTGAAAGTTCAATTTCCAGAGAGATGAACCGCAGACAGCTTACTGTAAGGCTAAATTTAAGAGGAGCAGATCTGAGCTCATTTTTAAAAGAAGCACAGGCAAAAATAGATCAGCAGGTTAAGTTTGACGCTGAAAAATATAAAATAGAGTGGGGCGGACAGTTTGAAAATCAAAACAGAGCATACGCTAAATTAGTGGTTGTAGTGCCTATAGCTTTAGCTATTATGTTTTTATTGCTTTATGGCGCTTTTGGGAAATTCAGACAGGCTGGCCTGATCTTAAGTATTGTTCCTTTGGCTTTGTTTGGAGGGATGTTAGCTCTTAATGTCCGTGGAATGACCTTAAATGTATCTTCGGCAGTAGGTTTTATCGCCTTGTTTGGTGTGGCAATCCAAAACGGAGTCATCCTGATTTCTCATATCAATGAGCTTCGCAAAAAAGGATATGATCTGTTAAAGGCAGTTATGGATGGAGCTAAACATCGTTTCAGACCTGTTCTGATGACTGCAACTGTTGCTGCATTAGGTCTGTTACCAGCTTCTTTAGCTACGGGAATAGGTTCTGATGTACAAAGACCCCTGGCAACAGTAATTGTGTATGGCTTATTTGCTGCAACAGCTATTACTTTATTCGTTTTACCGGCACTTTATTATTTGCTGGAAAATAAATGGGGTAAGAATGATTTTCAACCTGATGAATCGGCAACTGTCTGA
- a CDS encoding TolC family protein, with the protein MIENDDKNFDKNKHILMKFTKYLSLLAFLTAMSFNGQAQVDTLSLKHKISVEQYLSRVGKENLGYAAEQYNVNIAEAGIETAKIFPDPEFSAGAFDNQQAKLKLGQGLTFGLGTTLELGGKRKARISLAKSETELSKALLLDYLRNLRADAALAYYSAIQQRELMKVQQYAFQMMKQLADADSVRYKLGAITETDARQSKLEAGNLQNSVYQNEADWKNSLIKLSAFLGKKSVDSLVIPEGNFENLERDINYQTLISNAQNIRADAVAALNSKTVAEKSLALVKANRRIDLGINAGLQYNGVSTNEVAPTPYHRTFNAGFSVPLKFSNHYKGDLKAAQFTIKQAGVQYDQVLQQIQVEVTQAYFNYTAAGKQVRQYKNGLLTEGKKILTAKVYSYKRGETSLLEVLNAQRTYNEVQQGFYESQSNYAAALIELERAAGIWDLK; encoded by the coding sequence ATGATCGAAAACGACGATAAAAATTTCGATAAAAACAAACATATTCTGATGAAATTTACTAAATATCTCTCTTTACTGGCATTCCTGACAGCAATGAGCTTTAACGGGCAGGCACAGGTTGATACCCTGTCTTTGAAACATAAAATATCTGTAGAACAGTATCTAAGCCGGGTTGGTAAAGAGAATCTTGGTTATGCTGCAGAACAGTACAATGTGAATATTGCAGAAGCAGGAATAGAAACGGCGAAAATCTTTCCCGATCCTGAATTTTCAGCTGGGGCATTTGATAACCAGCAGGCAAAGCTAAAGCTGGGGCAGGGATTAACTTTTGGATTAGGTACAACGCTTGAACTTGGAGGCAAAAGAAAAGCCCGGATCAGTTTGGCCAAAAGTGAAACTGAATTGAGCAAAGCATTATTGCTGGATTATCTGAGAAACTTAAGAGCTGATGCTGCATTAGCCTATTACAGTGCAATTCAACAACGCGAATTAATGAAAGTACAGCAGTATGCCTTTCAAATGATGAAGCAACTTGCTGATGCTGATTCTGTTCGATACAAATTAGGTGCGATTACAGAGACAGATGCGAGACAGTCAAAACTGGAGGCTGGTAATTTACAGAACTCTGTTTATCAGAACGAAGCAGACTGGAAAAATTCTTTGATTAAGCTCAGCGCTTTTCTGGGTAAAAAGAGTGTAGATTCTTTAGTGATCCCTGAAGGTAATTTTGAAAACCTGGAACGGGATATTAACTATCAGACTCTGATCAGCAATGCACAAAATATCCGGGCTGATGCTGTAGCTGCGTTAAATAGTAAAACAGTAGCCGAAAAAAGTCTGGCACTGGTAAAGGCGAACAGAAGAATAGATTTGGGGATCAACGCAGGATTACAGTATAATGGAGTTTCTACAAACGAGGTGGCGCCTACACCTTATCATCGCACCTTTAATGCTGGTTTTAGTGTACCCTTGAAATTTTCCAATCACTATAAAGGAGATCTGAAAGCTGCTCAGTTTACGATTAAACAGGCAGGAGTGCAATACGATCAGGTCTTACAGCAAATTCAGGTAGAAGTAACCCAGGCCTATTTTAATTATACTGCTGCAGGTAAACAGGTTCGGCAATATAAAAATGGTTTACTCACAGAAGGCAAAAAAATTCTGACTGCCAAGGTGTATAGTTATAAGCGTGGTGAGACATCACTACTGGAAGTTTTAAATGCACAAAGAACCTATAATGAAGTACAGCAGGGATTTTATGAATCACAATCAAATTATGCTGCTGCATTAATAGAACTGGAACGTGCTGCGGGTATCTGGGATCTTAAATAG
- a CDS encoding DUF3601 domain-containing protein, which produces MGNINNLKPGKKYQVIKEFVDYDYIRHPIGEIWTFEKTNFLPYEDGLTLHVFHNGRSQTYRFQWREGEQAAILTDFETYVLEIND; this is translated from the coding sequence ATGGGGAACATAAATAATTTAAAACCAGGAAAGAAATATCAGGTCATAAAGGAATTTGTTGATTATGATTATATCAGACATCCCATAGGTGAGATATGGACTTTTGAAAAGACAAATTTCCTGCCTTATGAAGATGGATTAACTCTTCATGTATTTCATAATGGGCGAAGCCAGACCTACAGGTTTCAATGGAGGGAAGGAGAGCAGGCTGCAATTTTGACGGATTTTGAAACTTATGTATTGGAAATCAATGATTAA